In one Mesorhizobium australicum genomic region, the following are encoded:
- the amaB gene encoding L-piperidine-6-carboxylate dehydrogenase has product MSKSVDVKQETAAILDRLGVPRAVWTGGRMASFSPVSGEEIANLKAVTAAEAGAAIEAAHEAFKEWRLVPAPKRGELVRLLGEELRAAKADLGRLVSIEAGKITSEGQGEVQEMIDICDFAVGLSRQLYGLTIATERPGHRMMETWHPLGVVGIISAFNFPVAVWSWNAALALVCGNAIVWKPSEKTPLTALASQAILEKAIARFGATPKNLSTVLIGDRAAGEALVDHPKVALVSATGSTRMGKEVGPRVAKRFARSILELGGNNAGIVCPSADLDMALRAIAFGAMGTAGQRCTTLRRLFVHDSVYDQLVPRLKKAYTSVSVGNPLETSALVGPLIDKAAFDGMQKALGAAKAEGGAVTGGERVAEAGKETAYYVKPAIVEMPKQSGPVLEETFAPILYVMKYSDFDKALEDHNAVAAGLSSSIFTLNVQEAERFLAVDGSDCGIANVNIGTSGAEIGGAFGGEKETGGGRESGSDAWKAYMRRATNTVNYSKALPLAQGVSFDIE; this is encoded by the coding sequence ATGAGCAAGAGCGTCGACGTGAAGCAGGAGACCGCCGCGATCCTCGACCGACTGGGCGTGCCGCGCGCGGTCTGGACGGGCGGCCGCATGGCCTCGTTCAGCCCGGTGAGCGGCGAGGAGATCGCGAACCTCAAGGCCGTGACAGCAGCCGAGGCGGGCGCTGCGATCGAGGCCGCGCACGAAGCCTTCAAGGAATGGCGGCTGGTGCCGGCGCCGAAGCGCGGCGAACTGGTGCGGCTGCTCGGCGAGGAGCTGCGCGCCGCCAAGGCCGATCTCGGCCGCCTCGTTTCGATCGAGGCTGGCAAGATCACGTCGGAAGGCCAGGGCGAGGTGCAGGAGATGATCGATATCTGCGACTTCGCCGTCGGCCTGTCGCGCCAGCTCTACGGCCTGACGATCGCCACCGAGCGTCCCGGCCACCGCATGATGGAGACCTGGCACCCGCTCGGCGTCGTCGGCATCATCTCGGCCTTTAACTTCCCGGTCGCCGTCTGGTCGTGGAACGCGGCGCTTGCCCTCGTTTGCGGCAACGCCATCGTCTGGAAGCCGTCGGAGAAGACGCCGCTCACCGCACTTGCGAGCCAGGCGATCCTGGAAAAGGCGATCGCCCGCTTCGGAGCCACGCCGAAGAACCTGTCGACGGTGCTGATCGGCGACCGGGCGGCCGGCGAGGCGCTGGTCGACCATCCGAAGGTGGCGCTGGTTTCCGCGACCGGCTCGACCCGCATGGGCAAGGAAGTCGGCCCGCGGGTCGCCAAGCGCTTCGCCCGCTCGATCCTCGAGCTCGGCGGCAACAATGCCGGCATCGTCTGCCCCTCGGCCGATCTCGACATGGCGCTCAGGGCGATCGCCTTCGGCGCGATGGGCACGGCGGGCCAGCGCTGCACGACGCTGCGCCGCCTCTTCGTGCATGACAGCGTCTACGACCAGCTCGTGCCGCGGCTGAAGAAGGCCTACACAAGCGTCTCCGTCGGCAATCCGCTGGAGACCTCGGCGCTGGTCGGTCCGCTGATCGACAAGGCGGCCTTCGACGGCATGCAGAAGGCGCTCGGCGCGGCGAAAGCCGAAGGCGGCGCGGTGACGGGCGGCGAGCGCGTTGCCGAGGCAGGCAAGGAGACGGCTTATTACGTCAAGCCGGCGATCGTGGAGATGCCGAAGCAGTCCGGCCCGGTGCTCGAAGAGACCTTCGCGCCGATCCTCTACGTGATGAAGTATTCGGACTTCGACAAGGCGCTGGAAGACCACAACGCGGTGGCCGCCGGCCTGTCGTCCTCGATCTTCACCCTCAACGTGCAGGAGGCCGAGCGCTTCCTCGCCGTCGACGGCTCGGATTGCGGCATCGCCAACGTCAACATCGGCACGTCGGGTGCGGAGATCGGCGGCGCGTTCGGCGGCGAGAAGGAGACGGGCGGCGGCCGCGAGAGCGGTTCGGACGCCTGGAAGGCCTATATGCGCCGCGCCACCAACACGGTGAACTACTCCAAGGCGCTGCCGTTGGCGCAGGGCGTCTCGTTCGACATCGAGTAG
- the arsK gene encoding arsenite efflux MFS transporter ArsK, giving the protein MSADRAPASVIWALGVTQIVGYGTLFYSFAILAPDISATLGWPQAWIFGALSLSLIAGSVVAPSAGRLADRLGAGRTMTAGSLAAAASLAFAAAAPSAYVFVAALFLMQVAASFVLYSSAFVAIVQVGGSRASLSITHLTLIAGFASTLFWPLTTWLHGSLDWRQVFLVFAALHLVVCLPLHGWIASHSRRSGSMPVVGPKDATPTDAPPSTVPRAIFALMLAGFATEGFVLNSVLIHMVPLTAALGMGAAGLWASTLFGPAQVASRLVNMVFGGRLSQTWLAVISAFLLPAGLLVLVATTPWLPGALVFVVMFGMGSGLNSIVGGTLPLELFGRPGYGAMVGWATSAKQFSSAFAPFAFSAMLAGLGVVPSLLVLVVLSAAAVGCFSAIAVLRGATPRRV; this is encoded by the coding sequence ATGAGCGCGGACCGCGCCCCGGCCTCCGTCATCTGGGCGCTCGGCGTCACGCAGATCGTCGGCTACGGCACGCTGTTCTACAGCTTCGCGATCCTTGCTCCGGACATCTCGGCCACCTTGGGATGGCCGCAGGCTTGGATCTTCGGCGCGCTGTCGCTTTCGCTGATCGCCGGGAGCGTCGTCGCCCCCTCGGCGGGACGACTGGCCGACCGGCTGGGCGCCGGGCGCACCATGACCGCGGGCTCGCTGGCCGCCGCGGCCTCGCTCGCCTTCGCGGCGGCAGCGCCCAGCGCCTATGTCTTTGTCGCGGCGCTGTTCCTGATGCAGGTCGCGGCGTCCTTCGTGCTCTACTCCTCCGCCTTCGTCGCCATCGTCCAGGTCGGCGGCAGCCGCGCCTCGCTGTCGATCACGCACCTGACGCTGATCGCCGGCTTCGCCTCGACCCTGTTCTGGCCGCTGACGACATGGCTGCACGGTTCGCTCGACTGGCGGCAGGTCTTCCTGGTCTTCGCCGCGCTGCACCTCGTCGTCTGCCTGCCGCTGCACGGCTGGATCGCGAGCCATTCGCGCCGCTCCGGGTCGATGCCGGTCGTCGGCCCGAAGGACGCGACCCCTACGGATGCACCGCCCTCAACGGTGCCGCGGGCGATCTTCGCGCTGATGCTTGCCGGCTTCGCCACCGAGGGCTTCGTGCTGAACTCCGTCCTCATCCACATGGTGCCCCTGACGGCCGCGCTGGGCATGGGGGCGGCGGGCCTGTGGGCCTCGACGCTGTTCGGCCCGGCGCAGGTGGCGAGCAGGCTGGTCAACATGGTCTTCGGCGGCCGTCTGTCGCAGACCTGGCTCGCCGTCATCTCGGCCTTCCTGCTTCCGGCGGGGCTGCTTGTGCTGGTCGCCACCACGCCCTGGCTGCCGGGCGCGCTCGTCTTCGTCGTCATGTTCGGGATGGGCTCCGGCCTGAACAGCATCGTCGGCGGGACCCTGCCGCTGGAACTGTTCGGTCGCCCCGGCTACGGCGCGATGGTCGGATGGGCGACGTCGGCGAAGCAGTTCTCGTCTGCCTTCGCGCCGTTCGCCTTCTCGGCCATGCTTGCCGGGCTCGGCGTCGTGCCGTCGCTGCTGGTGCTGGTCGTGCTCTCGGCAGCGGCGGTGGGCTGCTTCTCCGCCATCGCCGTGCTGCGCGGAGCTACTCCGCGACGGGTATGA
- a CDS encoding transglutaminase family protein, which translates to MLYDIRLNLHYDYPATVEGGRHHLRTMPLTLPGMQRVIAANIALDPKPTESRTFTDFFGNAVTSIAYREPHDTLDLTMKARVSVTRAEPPLDISPTVEGLKAEIDAALSLDAASPQHFLAGSLHAPIDPAITAYAQESVASTRSVFELAFDLCRRIHGDFDYEPDATNVRTLSPEAFHLRAGVCQDFSHVMISGLRGLGIPACYVSGFIRTIPPPGKERLEGADAMHAWVSVWCGREAGWREFDPTNAMLAGNDHIVIGYGRDYADVAPIVGVLRTVGRHSSEQSVDVIPVAE; encoded by the coding sequence ATGCTCTACGACATCCGCCTGAACCTGCATTACGACTATCCCGCCACGGTCGAGGGCGGACGGCATCACCTGCGCACCATGCCGCTGACGCTGCCCGGAATGCAGCGCGTGATCGCGGCCAACATCGCGCTCGACCCGAAGCCGACCGAGAGCCGCACCTTCACCGACTTCTTCGGCAATGCGGTCACCTCGATCGCCTATCGCGAGCCGCACGATACGCTCGACCTCACGATGAAGGCACGGGTGAGCGTGACGCGCGCCGAGCCGCCGCTCGACATCTCGCCGACCGTCGAGGGGCTGAAGGCCGAGATCGACGCCGCCCTTTCGCTCGATGCCGCCTCGCCGCAGCATTTCCTGGCCGGCAGCCTGCACGCTCCGATCGATCCGGCGATCACCGCCTATGCGCAGGAGAGTGTTGCCTCGACGCGCAGCGTGTTCGAACTCGCCTTCGACCTGTGCCGGCGCATCCACGGCGACTTCGACTACGAGCCCGACGCCACCAACGTGCGGACGCTGTCGCCGGAGGCCTTTCACCTCCGGGCCGGCGTGTGTCAGGACTTCTCGCATGTGATGATCTCGGGCCTGCGCGGGCTCGGCATCCCGGCGTGCTATGTCAGCGGCTTCATCCGCACCATCCCCCCGCCCGGCAAGGAGCGGCTGGAGGGGGCGGACGCGATGCATGCCTGGGTGAGCGTGTGGTGCGGGCGCGAGGCCGGCTGGCGCGAATTCGACCCGACCAATGCGATGCTCGCCGGCAACGACCATATCGTCATCGGCTACGGCCGCGACTATGCCGACGTCGCGCCGATCGTCGGCGTGCTGCGCACGGTCGGCCGCCATTCCTCCGAACAGTCGGTGGACGTCATACCCGTCGCGGAGTAG